The nucleotide sequence CCGGTAAAAACACGTCACAACGAAGTAGCTCCGAATCAATTTGAATTAGCACCAATTTTTGAAGAAACCAATTTAGCGGTAGATCACAACTCACTATTAATGGATGTGATGCAAAAAGTAGCAGAACGCCATGATTTTAAAGTGTTGTTTCATGAAAAACCTTTTAAAGGTGTAAACGGCTCGGGAAAACACAACAACTGGTCTTTAGCTACAGATACTGGTGTAAATTTATTGGCACCTGGCAAAACACCAAACAGCAACTTACAGTTTTTAACGTTCTTTATCAATACCATTAAAGCGGTTTCAAACTACGAAGAATTATTGCGTGCATCAATCGCATCGGCATCAAACGACCACCGTTTAGGAGCAAACGAAGCACCGCCTGCAATTATATCGATCTTTATCGGACAACAATTAACAAAAGTGTTGGAAGAATTAGAAGGTGTATCAACAGGAAAATTATCGCCAGAAGAAAAAACCGATTTAAAATTAAACGTAGTTGGTAAAATTCCAGACGTTTTGTTAGATAATACCGATCGTAACCGCACATCGCCATTTGCCTTTACCGGAAATAAATTTGAATTCCGTGCGGTGGGCTCAACAGCAAACTGTGCTACTTCAATGACAACTTTAAATACGATTGTTGCAAAACAATTGATCGACTTTAAAAAAGAAGTGGAAACGTTGGTTGAAAAGGACGGATTGAAAAAAGACGAAGCCATTTTCAACGTATTGCGCGAATACATCAAACAAACCAAAAATATTTTATTTGAAGGTGACGGATACAGCAAAGAGTGGGAGGAAGAAGCGGCTCGCAGAGGATTATCGAACCACAAAACAACTCCGGCTGCTTTAAAAGCTAAAGTTTCTCAAAAATCTTTAGATCTGTTTGCTGAAATTAACGTAATGAACAACACCGAAGTAGAAGCACGTTACGAAATTGAATTGGAAGATTATATCAAAAAAGTTCAGATCGAAGGTCGTGTTTTAGGTGATATCGTTCGCAATCATATTATCCCTACAGCGTTTAAATATCAAAACTTATTAATTGAAAACATTAAAGGTTTAAAAGATATTTTTGGCGAAAGTTATGAAGAATTAGCAGCAGAACAAATTTTGATTCTTAAGAAAACATCAATGCACGTGAACGAATTAAATGCAAAATTACACGCAATGATGGATGCTCGTAAAGATGCAAATTCATTAGATTCTGTAGAAAAAATGGCACACGCTTATTGCGATAACGTAAAACCGTATTTTGACGAAATTCGTTACCACGCTGATAAATTAGAGTTAATGGTTGATAACGAATTATGGACGTTGACTAAATACCGCGAATTATTATTTACAAGATAATTTTACCGTCACTTCGTGTAGCAAAGCGTATTGAGAAGTTTAATAAATTCTAAGTTCTCAACAAGCTTGAACTGACGAAAGCTGATAGTTTCTGTTGATACAAATTGTCAAGAATTTATCTTTATTTATACAGAAAAACCTCCGCATTTACGGAGGTTTTGTCATTTATTGGATTTATTGAAATTATCTGTTGAAATTAAATACAAACGTATTTCCACCACCGGTGTAGGCTCTGCGTTCCCACATACCAAACTGATCGCGTGTTAAAATGGTTCCTAAATCTCTGCGTAATCTGCGTTCGTAATCGCGTGGACCATAATTATTGGCAATCATAAAATTTAATGAGACCTGTAATTGAGATCTTTGTGAACGTGATAGTCGTAAAAAATCATATCGACTCATTTCACGATTTGCGTAGTAATGATAATCTCTGTGATTATTATATCTAACAACTCTTCGTTTGTTGTGGTGATAATGGTCGTCATCCCGGTCATCCCAATCATCTCTGTAGTATTTGTGTTCATAGTGTTTTTTATGATGACTTTTGTGTTTGTGATGATTTTTGTGATGTCTGGGCTGTGCACTTGCAATAGTTGTAACCGCTAAAAGTGCTAATGTAAATAACGTTTTCATAACAATTCTTATTTTAGATTTTCTTATTCATTTAGCTAAATTCCAAATAGCGTGCCAAAAAATAAAAGAAATAAAAAAGCGTTCATTTTTAACAAATAAACGCTTTTAAAAAGTATATTTTAATATGGACTATTAGGATTGTTTTTTTACAAATTTAGTTAAGATAACAATTTGTTGCCCATCAATTTTTCCTTCAATTTGTTCCGTGTTATCTTGTACCAATCGTATATTGCGTACGGCTGTTCCTATTTTAGCGTTTAAGGTAGATCCTTTTACATCTAAATCTTTAATTAAAGTTACCGTATCTCCGGCTACTAAAATATTTCCATTACAATCTTTGTGTAGTGCAATGCTGCCATCTCCTTCGTGATCGCCGGTTTGTTTAGCCCAATCTAAGGTTTCATCGTCTAAATAAATCATATCTAACAAATCGGCAGCCCAACTTTCGTTTCTAAAACGGTTTAACATTCTCCAGCTTACAACCTGAACCGGAATATTTTCGTTCCACATAGCTGTAGATAAACATTGCCAATGATTCGCATCTAATTCTTCGCGTTTTTCAATTTGATTTAAACATTTTTCACAAGCTAAAATTTCGCGATCTGATAAATTACTTACTGTTGGTGGCACATCATAAACAGATAAGTTTTCTTTTGATGCACACAATTCACATTGACTACCGCTTCGTGTCATTAATTTGTCTAAAGTTTTCATGGAGTATATTTTAATTTTTGGGCAAAGATATTAATTTATTTTTAACACAGTTGATGACATAATTCTAGCAAATAGAAATGATATTATTGTTAGAATGTTTGTTGTTTTAAAACATAATTATACGTATTGTTTTTATAAAACTCTTGTTTTTAGTCGATTATATTTTAATAAAAACTATTTTTTCTAATTGTTGATACACGCTTTTCAATGAAATCAGAATTCTAATACTTAAATATTTTTGTCGCATAAGAAAAAATAATTGATTATATTTAAAGTTAAGAAATTGATAGATTATGTTGGTAAAAGTTTTTGGTAGTGCGGTTTTTGGGATTAATGCTACAACAATTACAATAGAAGTAAATATTGATAAAGGTATTGGCTACCATTTGGTTGGTTTGCCCGATAATGCCGTGAAAGAATCAAGTTACCGAATTGCCGCTGCTTTGTCTAATATTGGCTACAACTTACCGGGTAAAAAAATCACTATCAATATGGCTCCTGCCGATTTGCGTAAAGAAGGATCTGCCTATGATTTACCCTTGGCAATTGGTATTTTAGCAGCGTCGGGGCAGTTAAAAAAAGATGATTTTTCTAATTGTATGATCATGGGCGAATTGTCGTTAGATGGATCTGTTCAGCCAATAAAAGGAGCATTGCCCATAGCAATTCAGGCAAAAGCCGATGGATTTACAGAGATTTTTCTGCCAAAAGAGAATGTACAAGAAGCTGCTATTGTGCATGAATTGAATGTTTATGCGGTTGAAAATATTGCCGATTTAATCAATCATTTTGAAGGGAAAACGCTATTGGAATCTGTCGAAGTTCAAGAACAGGATTTATTTGACGCAGCCAGCGATTTTTCGTTATTAGATTTTGCCGAAGTAAAAGGTCAAGAGAATATTAAACGTGCATTGGAAATTGCAGCAGCTGGCGGCCATAATATTTTACTGATTGGTCCGCCCGGATCGGGAAAAACAATGTTGGCTAAACGATTGCCAAGTATTTTACCTCCAATGACGGTGGAAGAATCTTTAGAAACCACGAAAATTCACAGTGTGGTTGGTAAGGTTCAGAATGTAGGATTGATAAAGAAAAGACCTTTTCGTGCGCCGCATCATACCGCATCAAGTGTTTCGTTGGTTGGTGGTGGAAGTTATCCGCAACCCGGCGAAATTTCTTTGGCTCATAACGGTGTACTGTTTTTAGATGAATTGCCCGAATTTAAACGGGAAGTTTTAGAAGTAATGCGTCAACCGTTAGAAGATCGCGAAGTAACCATTTCACGTGCAAAATTCACAGTTTCGTACCCGTCGTCGTTTATGTTGGTGGCAAGTATGAATCCAAGTCCGAGTGGTTATTTTATGAATGATAAAGGGTTAAGCCAGTCATCTGCGCAGGAAATGAACCGTTACTTAAACAAAATTTCCGGACCTTTGTTAGATCGTATTGATTTACATATTGAAGTGAATCCTGTGCCGTTTGAAAAATTAGCTGAAAAATCAACGTCTGAAAAAAGTGAAGAGATTAGAAAAAGAGTTGTAAAAGCACGTTCTGTTCAATCAAACCGGTTTAAAGAGTATAATGGTGTACATTACAATGCACAAATGCCTACTAAATTGATAAGTGCTTTTTGCGAATTAGATCAAACATCGTTAAACCTGCTGCAAACAGCAATGGATAAATTAAATTTATCGGCAAGGGCTTATGACCGTATTTTAAAAGTTGCCCGAACTATTGCCGATTTGGA is from Flavobacterium dauae and encodes:
- a CDS encoding glutamine synthetase III family protein, giving the protein MATFRFEALKAASNRKPVTVSEIGKKSEIFGSNVFNDKAMRQHLTPEAYKAVRSAMDHGTKIDRKMADYIALGMKEWAMGKGVTHYTHWFQPLTGTTAEKHDAFFETSFDGSDPVEKFSGSLLVQQEPDASSFPNGGIRNTFEARGYTAWDPTSPAFIFGTTLCIPTVFVSYTGEALDNKAPLLRALLAIDEAATEVAKFFDKNVKKVTPTLGWEQEYFLIDAALAASRPDILQTGRTLLGHVSAKGQQLEDHYFGSIPTRVLNYMRDLENECMLLGIPVKTRHNEVAPNQFELAPIFEETNLAVDHNSLLMDVMQKVAERHDFKVLFHEKPFKGVNGSGKHNNWSLATDTGVNLLAPGKTPNSNLQFLTFFINTIKAVSNYEELLRASIASASNDHRLGANEAPPAIISIFIGQQLTKVLEELEGVSTGKLSPEEKTDLKLNVVGKIPDVLLDNTDRNRTSPFAFTGNKFEFRAVGSTANCATSMTTLNTIVAKQLIDFKKEVETLVEKDGLKKDEAIFNVLREYIKQTKNILFEGDGYSKEWEEEAARRGLSNHKTTPAALKAKVSQKSLDLFAEINVMNNTEVEARYEIELEDYIKKVQIEGRVLGDIVRNHIIPTAFKYQNLLIENIKGLKDIFGESYEELAAEQILILKKTSMHVNELNAKLHAMMDARKDANSLDSVEKMAHAYCDNVKPYFDEIRYHADKLELMVDNELWTLTKYRELLFTR
- a CDS encoding PhnA domain-containing protein; translated protein: MKTLDKLMTRSGSQCELCASKENLSVYDVPPTVSNLSDREILACEKCLNQIEKREELDANHWQCLSTAMWNENIPVQVVSWRMLNRFRNESWAADLLDMIYLDDETLDWAKQTGDHEGDGSIALHKDCNGNILVAGDTVTLIKDLDVKGSTLNAKIGTAVRNIRLVQDNTEQIEGKIDGQQIVILTKFVKKQS
- a CDS encoding YifB family Mg chelatase-like AAA ATPase; amino-acid sequence: MLVKVFGSAVFGINATTITIEVNIDKGIGYHLVGLPDNAVKESSYRIAAALSNIGYNLPGKKITINMAPADLRKEGSAYDLPLAIGILAASGQLKKDDFSNCMIMGELSLDGSVQPIKGALPIAIQAKADGFTEIFLPKENVQEAAIVHELNVYAVENIADLINHFEGKTLLESVEVQEQDLFDAASDFSLLDFAEVKGQENIKRALEIAAAGGHNILLIGPPGSGKTMLAKRLPSILPPMTVEESLETTKIHSVVGKVQNVGLIKKRPFRAPHHTASSVSLVGGGSYPQPGEISLAHNGVLFLDELPEFKREVLEVMRQPLEDREVTISRAKFTVSYPSSFMLVASMNPSPSGYFMNDKGLSQSSAQEMNRYLNKISGPLLDRIDLHIEVNPVPFEKLAEKSTSEKSEEIRKRVVKARSVQSNRFKEYNGVHYNAQMPTKLISAFCELDQTSLNLLQTAMDKLNLSARAYDRILKVARTIADLELSEKIKPQHIAEAIQYRSLDRDLWTNA